A stretch of the Acanthopagrus latus isolate v.2019 chromosome 9, fAcaLat1.1, whole genome shotgun sequence genome encodes the following:
- the si:dkey-91i10.2 gene encoding uncharacterized protein si:dkey-91i10.2, producing the protein MPDVKPPPPCDYPSTSSVIASAGSPAGCASHLDLVIDMEPCIANLPLSPDSLSSFPRHRPGIPHYPGLQGPPYPLMARCNSSTLLTNLGLRYCSSRQETLGLGSGDGPALGSCSHTGSNGSRPYRSMENLNWSNMADPGLCAFSAAPYRSVDSEFILRYTSSTNWCGGPPDGAVVGAHGLVPNPESLAFYPRHGLPRKDLPLFPQLLFPGGVDEWDARKGLREKLRLQSARSSVEPLRPLPLRPQVNPGAAPIEREGMHHVNGSRQLCTMRLTSPEEIKQEVLRRLQLRRQNSSPNLAVSSSPSSPRVVKTSYTTDNITANQDDSASERCRPPVGRLHIPTFEEFKRMRQKEGEQSKESTAGSVLSGAPAAELPQEAGTSDSNNPPPDRTVPQTNASGGHREQQEDSVEVVGDMSRGERTCSSGDTSSERPPCKTSSSPSITSTLSPIRTGPSPRSPLQPLASSAPEKASAAWGEDGNSRRRRSSLEPAGSVPFPPSRENWDRPSSCCPALLLEGTDLSSYGAKIYKMKDGLIGSALDLIKKSCSAEISGEAPVKLSGDRDGGCDITAPSTDCQPSTVAMATSATACGAEAGDETPAGGGGEEAGECHTGLGCRRSSSDAAYELAETVRAQRECRLRPHYSDPMPADASKRKQLEMKIAAAARLHSHRRDRDRDRDRDSAPAAIRGRSEPPGEERQAGLGVTRSGQHRWSTISSLSADSGVVGLSDEREEEDSEPRRYRRTRGSEVERVDSGIGPGLSRTWKRPSASLRAWEAQRPCPDCGLRDGASRERGERMCERCSKLRTERKEAILEFLNTESSYGEDLRIIKEEFYCPMQSAGLLTAEQLTVVFSNVQELIDVNDRFTEHLQDSIDQAFDQGDDDLLTVYIGEIFLEFVNMLPAFQTYCLQQSTSVNMLNTLEKEKELLRIFLDVSQNDNTALRRMNLRSFLMAPLQRVTKYPLLLSRIIKVTPECHPDYARLREAKSRVESHLEHINMKTKQEGNGVTWSLRSFRRDSRKNREVINIEMREVSMKTVGWAREHTRFVMEGPLQLSQPADGQWVKKGSKALKFQNVQSLLMVRTQRAGEAPGQGTDLGARGDQGEGGGDGIRDGVLVLIKDKSSGKFTVLREPIRLGNCVVSTDPDSEDTFEVLDIRRESFVFRASDKSRTQQWFHQIKRYARDLGTWRKRRNALPNIMINTNQSRS; encoded by the exons ATGCCTGACGTAAAGCCTCCTCCACCATGTGActacccctccacctcctccgtcATCGCCTCTGCCGGCTCTCCTGCTGGCTGCGCCTCTCACCTTGACCTCGTCATTGACATGGAGCCCTGCATCGCCAACCTCCCCCTGTCCCCCGACTCCCTGTCCTCCTTCCCACGACACAGACCCGGCATCCCTCACTACCCGGGCCTCCAGGGGCCTCCCTACCCGCTCATGGCTCGGTGTAACAGCAGCACCCTGCTCACTAACCTGGGGCTGAGGTACTGCTCCAGCAGGCAGGAGACTCTGGGACTGGGGTCAGGTGACGGGCCGGCCCTGGgctcctgcagccacacaggAAGTAACGGCAGCAGGCCTTACAGGAGTATGGAGAACCTGAACTGGAGCAACATGGCAGATCCTGGCTTGTGTGCGTTCAGTGCTGCCCCCTACAGGAGCGTGGACAGTGAGTTTATTTTACGCTACACCTCCAGTACCAACTGGTGTGGCGGGCCTCCTGATGGAGCTGTGGTGGGGGCTCACGGGCTGGTACCCAACCCAGAGAGCCTCGCCTTTTACCCCAGACATGGGCTTCCCAGGAAGGACCTGCCACTCttccctcagctgctgtttccaggTGGTGTCGACGAATGGGATGCAAGGAAGGGCCTTAGGGAGAAACTCCGCCTCCAGAGCGCGCGGTCATCAGTTGAGCCTCTGAGGCCCCTCCCACTGCGGCCTCAGGTGAACCCAGGTGCTGCTCCCATTGAACGGGAGGGTATGCATCACGTGAATGGGTCCAGGCAGCTGTGCACGATGCGCCTCACCAGCCCCGAGGAGATCAAGCAGGAGGTTCTGAGGCGCCTGCAGCTCCGGCGCCAGAACAGCAGTCCCAACCTGGCTGTGAGCAGCTCCCCATCCAGCCCCAGAGTGGTGAAGACGTCCTACACCACTGACAACATCACAGCTAACCAGGACGATTCTGCATCGGAGCGCTGCAGACCTCCTGTGGGACGCCTTCACATCCCCACGTTTGAGGAGTTTAAGAGGATGAGGcagaaggagggagagcagagcaaAGAGTCCACAGCTGGTTCTGTGCTGTCTGGAGCACCTGCGGCTGAGCTGCCACAGGAAGCAGGAACATCAGACAGCAACAACCCTCCTCCTGATCGGACTGTCCCTCAGACGAATGCTAGTGGaggacacagagagcagcaagAAGACTcggtggaggtggtgggagaCATGAGCAGAGGTGAAAGGACATGCAGCAGCGGTGACACCTCCTCAGAGAGACCTCCCTGtaaaacctcctcctccccctccatcacCAGCACATTATCTCCAATCCGCACAGGCCCGTCTCCACGCTCACCCCTGCAGCCCCTGGCCAGCTCCGCCCCGGAGAAAGCCTCTGCTGCGTGGGGAGAGGATGGGAACAGCAGGCGGAGGAGAAGCAGCCTAGAGCCAGCTGGGTCGGTCCCCTTCCCGCCCAGCAGGGAGAACTGGGACCgtccctccagctgctgcccGGCGCTCCTTCTGGAGGGGACAGACCTGTCCAGCTACGGAGCCAAGATCTACAAGATGAAGGACGGCCTCATCGGCTCCGCCCTGGACCTCATCAAGAAGAG CTGCAGTGCAGAGATCTCCGGCGAGGCCCCCGTCAAGCTGTCAGGTGACCGGGACGGAGGCTGTGACATCACCGCCCCCTCGACCGACTGTCAGCCCTCCACCGTTGCCATGGCAACGTCGGCAACAGCCTGCGGAGCCGAGGCTGGCGACGAGAcgcctgcaggaggaggaggagaggaagcaggagaaTGC CACACCGGTCTGGGCTGCAGGCGCTCCAGCTCGGACGCAGCCTATGAGCTGGCTGAGACGGTGAGGGCGCAGCGCGAGTGCCGTCTCCGGCCCCACTACAGCGACCCCATGCCAGCCGACGCCTCCAAGCGCaaacagctggagatgaagATCGCTGCCGCCGCCCGACTCCACAGCCACCGGAGAGACCGCGACAGAGACCGAGACCGAGACAGTG ctcCAGCAGCCATCCGTGGGCGCTCTGAGCCCCCTGGTGAGGAGCGTCAGGCTGGCCTGGGTGTGACTCGGTCCGGGCAGCACCGCTGGAGCACCATCAGCAGCCTGAGTGCCGACAGCGGCGTGGTGGGCCTCAGTGatgagcgggaggaggaggacagcgagCCTCGGCGCTACCGCAGAACCCGGGGGTCCGAGGTGGAGCGGGTGGACAGCGGCATCGGCCCCGGTCTGTCCCGCACCTGGAAGAGACCGTCTGCCTCCCTCAGAGCCTGGGAGGCTCAGAGACCTTGTCCAGACTGTGGACTGAGGGACGGGGCCTCCAGAGAGCGAGGCGAGCGCATGTGTGAGCGCTGCTCCAAGCTGCGCACCGAGCGCAAGGAGGCCATCCTGGAGTTTCTGAACACGGAGTCGAGCTACGGCGAGGACCTGCGCATCATCAAGGAGGAGTTCTACTGCCCCATGCAGAGCGCCGGGCTGCTGACAGCCGAGCAGCTCACCGTGGTGTTCAGTAACGTCCAGGAGCTGATAGACGTCAACGACCGCTTCACCGAGCACCTGCAGGACAGCATCGACCAGGCCTTTGACCAG GGAGACGACGATCTGCTGACAGTCTACATAGGAGAGATCTTCCTGGAGTTCGTTAACATGCTGCCCGCCTTCCAGACCTACTGCCTGCAGCAGTCCACCTCGGTCAACATGCTCAACAcgctggagaaggagaaagaactGCTCAG AATCTTCCTGGACGTTTCCCAGAATGACAACACGGCACTGCGTCGGATGAACTTGCGCTCCTTCCTCATGGCGCCCCTCCAGCGTGTGACTAAATACCCCCTTCTCCTGAGCCGAATCATCAAGGTCACTCCCGAATGTCACCCCGACTACGCGCGTCTCCGTGAGGCCAAGAGTCGGGTGGAATCCCATCTGGAGCACATCAACATGAAGACCAAGCAGGAGGGTAACGGAGTCACGTGGTCCCTCCGCTCATTCCGCCGCGACAGCCGCAAAAACCGAGAGGTCATCAACATCGAGATGCGAGAGGTGTCAATGAAGACGGTGGGCTGGGCGCGAGAACACACACGCTTCGTCATGGAGGGACCCCTCCAGCTGTCCCAGCCAGCGGATGGTCAGTGGGTGAAGAAGGGCAGCAAGGCCCTCAAGTTCCAAAACGTCCAGAGTCTGCTGATGGTGAGGACACAGCGGGCTGGGGAGGCCCCAGGACAGGGCACCGACCTGGGTGCGCGTGGGGATcagggggagggtggaggagacggcATCCGAGATGGAGTGCTGGTTCTTATCAAGGACAAGAGCAGCGGGAAGTTCACAGTGCTGAGAGAGCCCATCCGTCTGGGGAACTGTGTGGTGTCGACCGACCCCGACTCTGAGGACACATTCGAGGTGCTCGACATTCGGCGGGAATCTTTTGTATTCCGCGCATCGGACAAATCTCGCACCCAGCAGTGGTTCCATCAGATCAAGAGGTACGCTCGGGACTTGGGCACCTGGAGGAAAAGACGCAACGCGTTGCCCAACATCATGATCAACACGAACCAGAGCCGCTCCTGA
- the tsn gene encoding translin, whose protein sequence is MSVTEMFSYIQGFLSADQDVREDIRKVVQLLEQTAREILTVLQSVHQPSGFKEIPSKCAKARELFCTVKTHLADLKTKFPVEQYYRFHEHWRFVLQRLAFLSAFVVYLETETLVTREDVAQILGIEVVREKGFHLDIEDYLAGVLIMASELSRLAVNSVTAGDYTRPLRISNFINELDSGFRLLNLKNDPLRKRYDGLKYDVKKIEEVVYDLSIRGLAKEPESCMDK, encoded by the exons ATGTCTGTGACCGAGATGTTCAGTTACATTCAGGGCTTCCTGAGCGCCGACCAGGACGTCAGAGAG GATATCCGTAAGGTGgtccagctgctggagcagaCTGCCAGAGAAATACTAACAGTCCTCCAAAGTGTCCACCAGCCATCTGGATTTAAAGAGA TTCCCAGTAAATGTGCAAAGGCTCGGGAGCTGTTCTGCACAGTCAAGACACACCTCGCTGACCTCAAAACCAAATTTCCTGTGGAGCAGTATTACAG GTTCCATGAACACTGGCGGTTTGTTCTGCAGCGCTTGGCTTTCTTATCAGCCTTTGTCGTCTACCTGGAGACTGAAACTCTGGTGACTCGAGAGGATGTGGCCCAGATACTCGGCA TTGAGGTGGTGAGAGAGAAAGGCTTTCACCTGGACATAGAGGACTACCTGGCAGGTGTGCTGATCATGGCCAGTGAACTG TCACGGTTGGCGGTAAACAGCGTCACAGCAGGAGACTACACCCGACCGCTGCGTATCTCCAACTTCATCAATGAACTGGACTCTGGCTTCCGTCTGCTCAACCTGAAGAACGACCCCCTAAGGAAGCGTTACGATGGCCTCAAGTACGACGTTAAGAAGATCGAGGAGGTGGTTTACGACCTGTCCATCCGCGGGCTGGCCAAGGAGCCAGAGTCCTGCATGGACAAGTAG